The DNA window ATGCGATTTCTGAGAGTACCATCCACACCTGCAATAGCCAGCGAAGCAACAAACTCCGCCCGTAGTCTAAAATCTTTGTACATTGCTTTTAACAATTCAATAATCTGATCCGGAGAAATCACATTGTACCGGGACACACCTGAACCATCGGCCAGTCCAAAGGCAGTGGTGTCTACACCCATTTCATTGAAGAACTGTTTGATGACTGAAATTCCCTTCTCAGCTGTTCCCGGTTTCCCTTTTTCTTCTGCCCCCAGAGTTTTTAAAATGAGCTCCGCATATAAATTATCGCTGTCTTTATTGTTTTTGGTAATTAGCGAGGAAAGCGGTTCAGACAAATGTTCTACTAGAACTAAGTTTGTATCGGGGCTGGTTCCCTTTATAATATTTCCGTTTAATGCAATTTTTTCATCTGCTAAAAGTTCTGAAAACAAAGTTCCAAAATAAAGCGCAGGTTCAACAATTTCAATGACTCTTACTTTTTGTGGCGATTGGGTTTTAAGTCCGCCTTTGATGGTAATCGTATTTTGACTTTCCCGCCATTTTCTTTCGATTTTAAAACCTTTAAGAAGGCTGCTATCGGAGGAATCTGCAGTGACGCCAAAATTCTCAATAGTGACATAAGAGGTCGGCGGCTCCAGGATGACGGCCAATGTATCTCCAACCTCTGCTCCGGGTTTGACTTTGACCGTGACACAATTGCGGTTTACGGTGAGGGCGCCAATTGGGGGAAAGTAACGGGAGGAGGCGTCATCCCACATCCAACCTGCTCCCTGGTAATAATCATCCAGGTAGCTTTCGTCACAAATCAGGTCGCCGGTAATTCGTTGAATACCAAGTTCTTTGATTTTTTGTACGATT is part of the candidate division KSB1 bacterium genome and encodes:
- the dacB gene encoding D-alanyl-D-alanine carboxypeptidase/D-alanyl-D-alanine-endopeptidase, with translation MQTLFNNSIQGCPNKFHFSFWFLIFILTNLACAPSRFGIKHSFSKKAVAELTQQIESVLGDSALYQSRTGIKVVSLQTGQVLYARNSQLLFHPASNMKLLTTATALRKLRPNFRFKTTFFADTSSVTDNTISGNLYIKGFGNPSLTTKDLWGIVQKIKELGIQRITGDLICDESYLDDYYQGAGWMWDDASSRYFPPIGALTVNRNCVTVKVKPGAEVGDTLAVILEPPTSYVTIENFGVTADSSDSSLLKGFKIERKWRESQNTITIKGGLKTQSPQKVRVIEIVEPALYFGTLFSELLADEKIALNGNIIKGTSPDTNLVLVEHLSEPLSSLITKNNKDSDNLYAELILKTLGAEEKGKPGTAEKGISVIKQFFNEMGVDTTAFGLADGSGVSRYNVISPDQIIELLKAMYKDFRLRAEFVASLAIAGVDGTLRNR